One genomic window of Bradyrhizobium sp. B124 includes the following:
- a CDS encoding DUF3313 domain-containing protein: MALLSGCASAPMTTGGSLASYDKLTPSDGLLAKSLVHVNKDDVLAAKTVRIVPTTFAQSASPTLSQEQRHLVANMIDRSLCVGLSDRLQVVAPDQPADLTAHALVTQAAPTDEVAAGASTVIGFLPTALSANVPVPIPRLPVGLGSLTVEAEVRDAASHQQAAMVWARGANSFTNTPRASSAADAYDLASSFSDDFSKLVVTGATPFGKPPQLPSLDKIGASLGGKPKYAACEAFGRNPGLIGMAAGKLGLPPEWSDKAPATTGQ; this comes from the coding sequence ATGGCGCTGTTGTCAGGCTGCGCCAGCGCGCCGATGACCACGGGCGGATCGCTGGCATCCTACGACAAGCTGACCCCATCCGACGGGCTGCTCGCGAAATCGCTGGTTCACGTCAACAAGGACGACGTGCTCGCCGCGAAGACGGTGCGGATCGTGCCGACGACCTTCGCGCAGTCGGCCTCGCCGACGCTGTCGCAAGAGCAGCGGCACCTCGTCGCCAACATGATCGACCGTTCGCTCTGCGTCGGCCTCAGCGATCGGCTCCAAGTCGTCGCTCCTGATCAGCCAGCCGATCTGACCGCGCACGCGCTCGTCACCCAGGCGGCGCCCACCGATGAGGTCGCCGCGGGCGCCTCCACGGTGATCGGCTTTCTGCCGACCGCGCTCAGCGCCAACGTGCCCGTCCCGATACCGCGATTGCCGGTCGGTCTCGGCAGCCTGACCGTTGAAGCCGAGGTGCGCGATGCGGCCAGCCATCAGCAAGCGGCGATGGTCTGGGCGCGCGGCGCAAATTCATTCACCAACACGCCGCGGGCTTCGAGCGCAGCTGACGCCTACGATCTTGCGTCCTCCTTCAGCGACGATTTCAGCAAGCTGGTCGTCACCGGCGCGACACCGTTCGGCAAGCCGCCGCAGCTGCCGTCACTCGACAAGATCGGCGCCTCGCTCGGCGGCAAGCCGAAATACGCGGCCTGCGAGGCGTTCGGCCGCAACCCCGGCCTGATCGGCATGGCCGCCGGCAAGCTTGGCTTGCCGCCGGAGTGGTCGGACAAGGCGCCTGCGACGACTGGCCAATAG
- a CDS encoding serine hydrolase domain-containing protein, translating to MNAQTATKQAASQTTPSLPLAKPESIGLSSTRLQALSDTFKREVDKGTAPGFTVLVARRGQIGWFDAIGRQSPAASAPMTHDTIFRIFSMTKPIVSVGIMMLLEDGHFLLNDPVAKFIPEFAETKVGVEHNGKLELVPAQRQMTIQDLLRHTSGLTYDHTGNGPVQQLYQQSRLRSRKITNAEHATMLAGMPLICQPGAEWNYSRSTDILGRIIEVVSGRTLGEFLTERILSPLQMNETAFHTPEANAGRLAEAFANDPWTNEKVQLFNMLEKPAMESGGGGLVSTTMDYARFAQMLLGGGSLDGTRIIGRKTLEFMASDHLGAGVKVQGTLVSPGHSFGLGFAVRMQQGIAPFSGSVGQYFWSGMAGTFFWIDPREDLIAVFMMQGPGQREYTRSLVRNGVYAAVE from the coding sequence ATGAACGCCCAGACCGCCACCAAGCAGGCCGCCAGCCAAACCACCCCGTCCCTCCCCCTCGCCAAGCCCGAATCGATCGGACTGTCGAGCACGCGGCTGCAGGCACTGTCCGACACCTTCAAGCGCGAGGTCGACAAGGGAACCGCGCCCGGCTTCACGGTGCTGGTGGCGCGGCGCGGCCAGATCGGCTGGTTCGATGCGATTGGCCGGCAAAGCCCAGCGGCCTCCGCGCCGATGACGCATGACACGATCTTCCGCATCTTCTCGATGACCAAGCCGATCGTCTCGGTCGGCATCATGATGCTGCTGGAGGACGGCCACTTCCTGCTCAACGACCCCGTCGCGAAATTCATCCCCGAATTCGCCGAGACCAAGGTCGGCGTCGAGCACAACGGCAAGCTCGAGCTGGTCCCCGCGCAGCGGCAGATGACGATCCAGGACCTGCTGCGCCACACCTCTGGTCTGACCTATGACCACACCGGCAACGGCCCGGTGCAGCAACTCTACCAGCAGTCGCGGCTGCGCAGCCGCAAGATCACCAATGCCGAGCACGCCACCATGCTCGCCGGCATGCCGCTGATCTGCCAGCCCGGCGCCGAGTGGAACTACAGCCGCTCCACCGACATCCTCGGCCGCATCATCGAAGTCGTCAGCGGGAGGACGCTCGGCGAATTCCTCACCGAGCGCATCCTCTCGCCGCTGCAAATGAACGAGACCGCCTTCCACACGCCGGAGGCCAATGCCGGCCGCCTCGCCGAGGCCTTTGCCAACGATCCCTGGACCAATGAGAAGGTGCAGCTGTTCAACATGCTGGAGAAGCCGGCGATGGAATCCGGCGGCGGCGGACTGGTGTCGACCACGATGGACTATGCCCGTTTCGCGCAGATGCTGCTGGGCGGCGGCTCGCTCGACGGCACCAGGATCATCGGCCGCAAGACGCTCGAATTCATGGCCTCCGACCACCTCGGCGCCGGCGTCAAGGTCCAGGGCACGCTGGTGTCGCCCGGCCACAGCTTCGGCCTCGGCTTCGCCGTGCGCATGCAGCAGGGCATCGCGCCGTTCTCCGGCTCGGTCGGCCAGTACTTCTGGAGCGGCATGGCCGGCACCTTCTTCTGGATCGATCCGCGCGAAGACCTCATCGCGGTCTTCATGATGCAGGGCCCGGGCCAGCGCGAATATACCCGCTCGCTGGTGCGCAACGGCGTGTATGCGGCGGTGGAGTGA
- a CDS encoding FCD domain-containing protein, which yields MSATPLFRRIDVAPAYQKVADAIEREIINGRIKPGEPIGTEQQLVAQFGVNRSTVREGIRVLEEGGLIRRDSSRRLQACLPRYNKLATRLSRALILHEVTFRELFETSMTLEVASVEGAVERATEANIAELAGNLERSAAVAGNPADLAELDAEFHVLMAKASQNRVLQLAREPAAQLFFPTTEMIVGGVPEGGARLVEAHRHILDAITRRDKEAGVLWTRRHLQDWRRGFEKIASLDRSVEHTYMEHAYAARQ from the coding sequence GTGTCCGCCACGCCGCTGTTCCGGCGCATCGATGTCGCGCCGGCCTACCAGAAGGTCGCGGACGCGATCGAACGCGAGATCATCAACGGCCGGATCAAGCCGGGCGAGCCGATCGGCACCGAGCAGCAGCTCGTCGCGCAGTTCGGCGTCAACCGCTCGACCGTGCGCGAAGGCATTCGTGTGCTCGAGGAGGGCGGGCTGATCCGCCGCGATTCCAGCCGCCGCCTGCAGGCCTGCCTGCCGCGCTACAACAAGCTCGCCACGCGGCTGTCCCGCGCGCTGATCCTGCACGAGGTGACGTTCCGCGAATTGTTCGAGACGTCGATGACGCTGGAAGTCGCGAGCGTCGAGGGCGCGGTGGAGCGTGCGACCGAGGCGAACATCGCCGAACTCGCCGGCAATCTCGAGCGCAGCGCTGCGGTGGCCGGCAATCCCGCCGATCTCGCCGAGCTCGATGCGGAATTCCACGTGCTGATGGCCAAGGCCTCGCAGAACCGCGTGCTGCAGCTCGCCCGCGAGCCCGCCGCGCAGCTGTTCTTTCCGACCACCGAGATGATCGTCGGCGGCGTGCCGGAGGGCGGCGCGCGCCTGGTCGAGGCGCATCGCCACATCCTCGATGCGATCACGCGGCGCGACAAGGAGGCCGGCGTGCTGTGGACCCGGCGGCATTTGCAGGACTGGCGGCGCGGCTTTGAGAAGATCGCCTCGCTCGATCGCTCGGTCGAGCACACCTACATGGAACATGCCTACGCCGCCCGGCAATAG
- a CDS encoding acyl-CoA synthetase, whose protein sequence is MSGDIAATIQRAREHSIGDLLRRSAKRYPNKTALICGEVSWSFAEMDAICNRLGRGLLALGIAKGDRVAVLSRNSHGFAALRFAVARIGAILVPINFMLNPDEINFILANSGAKLLAVGPDFVETAHTAAAKGSAVETLIWLPGEDPATAPDGITTFDSLLHSDASAPEASVDSRDPAQIIYTSGTESLPKGAILTHEAVMWQYVSCIIDGGMATEDTVLHALPLYHCAQLDVFLGPAIYLGATSLITGKPVPDNVLALIAAHKINAFFAPPTIWIAMLRSGAFDRTDLSTLRKGYYGASIMPVEVLLELQRRLPDVKFWNFYGQTEIAPLATVLAPADQLPKAGSAGKPAINVETRVVKPDMTDVGVGEVGEIVHRSPHLLSGYYNDPVKTAAAFAGGWFHSGDLATVDADGYITVVDRVKDMIKSGGENVASREVEEMIYRLPGVSEVAVVGLPDPRWIEAVTAIVVVKAGESLDAEAVIKHCAASMAHFKVPKRVIFVDALPKNPSGKLLKRELRQRYVGGATLDQAVQKSFVG, encoded by the coding sequence ATGAGCGGAGACATCGCAGCAACCATCCAGCGCGCCCGCGAGCACAGCATCGGCGATCTGTTGCGCCGGTCGGCCAAGCGCTACCCCAACAAGACCGCGCTGATCTGCGGCGAGGTGAGCTGGAGCTTCGCGGAGATGGACGCGATCTGCAATCGGCTCGGGCGCGGCTTGCTTGCGCTTGGCATTGCGAAGGGCGATCGTGTTGCAGTGCTGTCGCGCAACTCGCATGGTTTCGCCGCGCTGCGCTTCGCGGTGGCGCGGATCGGCGCGATCCTGGTGCCGATCAACTTCATGCTCAATCCCGACGAGATCAATTTCATCCTCGCCAATTCCGGCGCGAAGCTGCTCGCGGTCGGCCCCGATTTCGTGGAGACCGCGCACACCGCGGCCGCCAAGGGCTCGGCGGTCGAAACCCTGATCTGGCTGCCCGGCGAGGATCCGGCCACCGCGCCCGACGGCATCACGACGTTCGACAGCCTGCTGCACAGCGACGCCTCGGCGCCGGAGGCCTCGGTCGACAGCCGCGATCCCGCGCAGATCATCTACACCAGCGGCACGGAGTCGCTGCCGAAGGGCGCGATCCTGACCCATGAAGCCGTGATGTGGCAGTATGTCAGCTGCATCATCGACGGTGGCATGGCGACCGAAGACACCGTGCTGCACGCGCTGCCACTTTATCACTGCGCACAGCTCGACGTCTTCCTGGGGCCCGCGATCTATCTCGGCGCCACCAGCCTCATTACCGGCAAGCCGGTGCCCGACAACGTCCTGGCGCTGATCGCGGCCCACAAGATCAATGCGTTCTTCGCGCCGCCGACGATCTGGATCGCGATGCTGCGCTCGGGCGCGTTCGATCGCACCGATCTGTCGACCCTGCGCAAGGGCTATTACGGCGCCTCGATCATGCCGGTCGAGGTGCTGCTCGAATTGCAGCGCCGGCTGCCCGACGTGAAGTTCTGGAATTTCTACGGCCAGACCGAAATCGCGCCGCTCGCGACCGTGCTGGCGCCGGCGGACCAGCTGCCGAAGGCCGGCTCGGCCGGCAAGCCCGCGATCAATGTCGAGACGCGGGTGGTCAAGCCGGACATGACCGACGTCGGGGTCGGGGAGGTCGGTGAGATCGTGCATCGCTCGCCGCATCTGTTGTCCGGCTACTACAACGATCCGGTAAAGACGGCGGCAGCGTTTGCCGGCGGCTGGTTTCATTCCGGCGATCTCGCGACCGTCGATGCCGACGGCTACATCACCGTCGTCGACCGCGTGAAGGACATGATCAAGAGCGGCGGCGAGAATGTCGCGAGCCGCGAGGTCGAGGAGATGATCTACCGGCTGCCCGGGGTGTCGGAGGTCGCGGTGGTCGGGCTGCCTGATCCGCGCTGGATCGAGGCGGTGACCGCGATCGTCGTGGTCAAGGCGGGCGAGAGCCTCGATGCCGAGGCCGTGATCAAGCACTGCGCGGCGTCGATGGCCCATTTCAAGGTGCCGAAGCGGGTCATCTTCGTGGATGCCCTGCCGAAGAACCCGAGCGGCAAGCTGCTCAAACGCGAGTTGCGCCAGCGCTACGTCGGTGGCGCCACGCTGGATCAGGCGGTCCAGAAGAGCTTTGTCGGATAG
- the lepB gene encoding signal peptidase I: MSTEKQRQQGGVAETFRVAVQALLIALVIRTFLFQSFNIPSESMESTLLVGDYLFLSKYSYGYTHYSLPFSPPLFSGRIFGSEPKPGDVVVFRLPSDDSVDFIKRVIGLPGDRIQMIDGQLYINGTAVKRERVDDYVDRDEGPRPVRVKRWRETLPNGVSYDTLDRIERSEYDNTQVYVVPPGHFFAMGDNRDNSADSRVPPARGGVGYVPFENLIGQAKVIFFSIGNDAPAWQVWHWPSSVRWNRLFTGIH; this comes from the coding sequence ATGTCGACCGAAAAGCAACGTCAGCAAGGCGGAGTGGCGGAAACCTTCCGCGTGGCCGTGCAGGCGCTGCTCATCGCGCTGGTCATCCGCACCTTCCTGTTCCAGTCCTTCAACATTCCGTCCGAGTCGATGGAATCGACGTTGCTGGTCGGCGACTACCTGTTTCTCTCGAAATACAGCTACGGCTACACGCACTACTCCCTGCCCTTCTCGCCGCCGCTGTTCTCGGGCCGCATCTTCGGCTCCGAACCCAAGCCGGGCGATGTCGTGGTGTTCCGGCTGCCGAGCGACGACTCCGTTGATTTCATCAAGCGCGTGATCGGCCTGCCGGGCGACCGCATTCAGATGATCGACGGGCAGCTGTACATCAACGGCACCGCGGTCAAGCGCGAGCGGGTCGATGACTATGTCGATCGCGACGAGGGACCGCGCCCGGTCCGCGTCAAGCGCTGGCGCGAAACCTTGCCGAACGGGGTCAGCTACGACACGCTCGATCGCATCGAGCGTTCCGAATACGACAACACACAGGTCTATGTGGTGCCGCCGGGGCATTTCTTCGCGATGGGCGACAACCGCGACAACTCGGCCGACAGCCGCGTGCCGCCCGCGCGCGGCGGGGTCGGCTACGTGCCGTTCGAGAACCTGATCGGGCAAGCCAAGGTGATCTTCTTCTCGATCGGCAATGACGCGCCGGCATGGCAAGTGTGGCACTGGCCGTCCTCGGTGCGCTGGAACCGGCTATTCACCGGCATTCACTGA
- a CDS encoding SDR family oxidoreductase yields the protein MTLFDMKGKVAVITGSTRGIGLAIAERMAEHGAKVVISSRKADVCEQVAGDINGKFGKGTAVAIAANISSKENLQNLVDESNRAFGKIDVLVCNAASNPYYGPLAGISDDQFRKILDNNIVANNWLISMVVPQMIERKDGSIIIVSSIGGLKGSTVLGAYAISKAADMQLARNLACEYGKHNIRVNCIAPGLIKTDFAKALWDNPDTLKASTARSPLLRIGVPDEIAGAAVLMGSRAGDFLTGQTIVIDGGATIS from the coding sequence ATGACCTTGTTCGACATGAAGGGAAAAGTCGCCGTCATCACCGGCTCGACGCGCGGCATCGGGCTCGCCATTGCCGAGCGCATGGCCGAGCACGGCGCCAAGGTCGTGATCTCCTCGCGCAAGGCCGACGTCTGCGAGCAGGTCGCGGGCGACATCAACGGCAAGTTCGGCAAGGGTACTGCGGTCGCGATCGCCGCCAACATCTCGTCGAAGGAAAACCTGCAAAATCTGGTCGACGAGAGCAATCGCGCCTTCGGCAAGATCGACGTGCTGGTCTGCAACGCGGCGTCGAACCCGTATTACGGTCCGCTCGCCGGCATCTCCGACGATCAGTTCCGCAAGATCCTCGACAACAACATCGTCGCCAACAACTGGCTGATCTCGATGGTGGTGCCGCAGATGATCGAGCGCAAGGACGGCTCCATCATCATCGTGTCCTCGATCGGCGGCCTCAAGGGCTCGACCGTGCTCGGCGCCTACGCGATCTCGAAGGCCGCCGACATGCAGCTCGCGCGCAACCTGGCCTGCGAATACGGCAAGCACAATATCCGCGTGAACTGCATCGCGCCGGGCCTGATCAAGACCGACTTCGCCAAGGCGCTGTGGGACAATCCGGACACGCTGAAGGCCTCGACCGCGCGCTCGCCGCTGCTGCGGATCGGCGTGCCTGACGAGATCGCGGGCGCAGCCGTGTTGATGGGCTCGCGCGCCGGCGACTTCCTCACCGGCCAGACCATCGTGATCGACGGCGGCGCGACGATCAGCTGA
- a CDS encoding helix-turn-helix domain-containing protein — protein MVQFVHPSREDITLAGVLAALADPMRLKIVRGLLEQGDCMSCTAAAPCPGMAKSTLSNHFRVLREAGLIQTSKKGVEHRNVVREADINARFPKLLKTILGYPEQSA, from the coding sequence ATGGTGCAGTTCGTTCACCCGTCGCGTGAGGACATCACATTGGCCGGAGTGCTGGCAGCACTCGCGGACCCGATGCGGTTGAAGATTGTCAGGGGCCTGCTCGAGCAGGGCGATTGCATGTCGTGCACGGCCGCGGCGCCGTGCCCTGGCATGGCCAAATCGACGCTGTCGAACCACTTCCGCGTCCTGCGCGAAGCCGGCTTGATTCAAACCTCGAAAAAAGGCGTCGAGCATCGCAACGTGGTGCGCGAAGCCGATATCAATGCGCGCTTTCCCAAATTGCTCAAGACGATCCTGGGATATCCGGAACAGAGTGCGTAG
- a CDS encoding histidine phosphatase family protein, with translation MSNPDKPNVTVTRWWWVRHAPVRSDGGNIYGQEDIDCDTGDIEVFEAVAKMLPRDAVWYSSNLKRTHKTAEAIWAAGFPKPANMIQERDFAEQHLGQWQGMNRAALLASQPPGRSWFADVNEPAPGGESFMDLYTRVCRTIVRITSAEPGKNIIAVGHGGVIRAAVGLALGGQPDRGLSFDVDNVSVTRLDHIAGIGLSTWRLPMVNQQPWIADPRHAAMHQPSGPEVRPASKLA, from the coding sequence ATGTCCAATCCAGACAAGCCTAACGTGACGGTGACGCGGTGGTGGTGGGTTCGCCACGCGCCGGTGCGCAGCGACGGCGGCAACATCTACGGACAAGAGGATATCGACTGCGACACCGGCGATATCGAAGTGTTCGAGGCGGTCGCCAAGATGCTGCCGCGCGATGCGGTCTGGTATTCGAGCAACCTGAAGCGCACGCACAAGACCGCGGAAGCGATCTGGGCCGCCGGGTTTCCGAAGCCGGCCAACATGATTCAGGAACGCGACTTCGCCGAGCAGCATCTCGGCCAGTGGCAGGGCATGAACCGCGCCGCACTGCTCGCGAGCCAGCCCCCGGGCAGAAGCTGGTTTGCCGACGTCAACGAGCCCGCACCCGGCGGCGAGAGCTTCATGGATCTCTATACGCGGGTCTGCCGAACGATCGTGCGGATCACGTCTGCGGAGCCGGGCAAGAACATCATCGCGGTCGGCCATGGCGGCGTGATCCGGGCTGCGGTCGGTCTCGCGCTCGGCGGCCAGCCCGACCGAGGTCTGTCGTTCGACGTCGACAACGTCTCGGTGACGCGGCTCGATCACATCGCAGGCATCGGCCTGTCGACCTGGCGGCTGCCGATGGTGAACCAGCAGCCCTGGATCGCCGATCCGCGCCATGCCGCGATGCATCAGCCGTCCGGACCTGAAGTCCGGCCGGCAAGCAAGCTTGCGTGA
- a CDS encoding SDR family oxidoreductase: protein MGRLEGKSVIITGAGSGIGRAASLLFTREGAKLIAVDRTEGVNETAKLVRDAGGTVEAVTADAGSESDVKAFIDKALSKYGKLDAIWANAGVSGGLVPLADQTVEHWQEVLRVNLIGPFLAIKHSIPHMTKQGSGSIVCTASVAGLKSGASGHPYGASKAGVISLVQTTAYSLSGTGVRINAVCPGLIETGMTKPVFDRAKERGTQDKIGQLNPLKRPGQPHELAAMGLFLASDEASYVNGQAIPVDGGLTASMPYTGKPI, encoded by the coding sequence ATGGGCCGCCTCGAAGGCAAATCCGTCATCATCACCGGCGCTGGAAGCGGCATCGGCCGCGCCGCCTCGCTGCTGTTCACCAGGGAAGGCGCCAAGCTGATCGCGGTCGATCGCACCGAGGGCGTCAACGAGACCGCCAAGCTGGTGCGCGATGCCGGCGGCACCGTCGAAGCCGTCACCGCCGATGCCGGCTCGGAGAGCGACGTGAAGGCCTTCATCGACAAGGCGCTGTCGAAGTACGGCAAGCTCGATGCGATCTGGGCCAATGCCGGCGTCAGCGGCGGCCTCGTGCCGCTCGCCGACCAGACCGTCGAGCACTGGCAGGAGGTGCTGCGCGTCAACCTGATCGGCCCGTTCCTCGCGATCAAGCATTCGATCCCGCACATGACCAAGCAGGGTTCCGGCTCGATCGTCTGCACCGCCTCGGTCGCGGGCCTGAAGTCCGGCGCCAGCGGACATCCCTATGGCGCGAGCAAGGCCGGCGTGATCAGCCTGGTGCAGACCACCGCCTACTCGCTCTCCGGCACCGGCGTGCGCATCAACGCGGTCTGCCCGGGCCTGATCGAGACCGGCATGACCAAGCCGGTGTTCGATCGCGCCAAGGAGCGCGGCACCCAGGACAAGATCGGCCAGCTCAATCCGCTGAAGCGCCCCGGCCAGCCGCACGAGCTCGCCGCCATGGGATTGTTTTTGGCGAGCGACGAGGCGTCCTACGTCAACGGCCAGGCCATCCCGGTCGACGGCGGCCTCACCGCGTCGATGCCGTATACGGGCAAGCCGATCTAG
- a CDS encoding ABC transporter substrate-binding protein, with translation MKSIVTSLSAAGLIAAALAGPALAQQTPLKIGVLTDFQSVYSDIGGAGNVEATKMAIEEFGGSMFGKPIELVTADALNKADVAATITRKWYEAENVDMIIDMPTSATALAGMEMSKQFEKIMIVTDAASSDITGKSCSPYTLHWTYDTYANAHTVGSAIVKNGGDSWFFITADYVFGHSIERDTGDVVRAAGGKVLGSARHPLNTPDFSSFLLQAQSSKAKIVGLANGGGDTINAIKQAAEFGIVAGGQNLAGIVMFISDIHSLGLKLAQGLIITEAYYWDLNDRTRAFGKRFFERMKRMPTMNQAATYSATLHYLNAVKAAGTRETRPVLAKMRATPVRDAFTDNGVVREDGRMVHSMFLFEVKRPEESKAPWDYYKVLAEVPGDQAFRPLKDGGCPLIK, from the coding sequence ATGAAATCCATCGTCACGAGTCTGTCTGCGGCTGGCCTGATCGCCGCCGCGCTGGCGGGGCCCGCGCTCGCGCAACAGACACCGCTCAAGATCGGCGTGCTGACCGATTTCCAGTCGGTCTATTCGGACATCGGCGGCGCCGGGAATGTCGAAGCCACCAAGATGGCGATCGAGGAGTTCGGCGGCTCGATGTTCGGCAAGCCGATCGAGCTCGTCACCGCCGACGCTCTCAACAAGGCCGACGTCGCCGCCACCATCACCCGCAAATGGTACGAGGCCGAGAACGTCGACATGATCATCGACATGCCGACCTCGGCGACCGCACTCGCCGGCATGGAGATGTCGAAGCAGTTCGAGAAGATCATGATCGTGACGGATGCGGCGAGCTCCGACATCACCGGCAAGTCCTGTTCGCCCTACACGCTGCACTGGACCTACGACACCTACGCCAACGCCCACACCGTCGGCAGTGCGATCGTGAAGAACGGTGGCGACAGCTGGTTCTTTATCACCGCCGATTACGTGTTCGGCCATTCGATCGAGCGCGACACCGGCGACGTGGTCCGCGCCGCCGGCGGCAAGGTGCTCGGCAGCGCCAGGCATCCGCTCAACACGCCGGACTTCTCCTCCTTCCTGCTGCAGGCGCAGTCGTCGAAGGCCAAGATCGTCGGCCTCGCCAATGGCGGCGGCGACACCATCAATGCGATCAAGCAGGCCGCCGAATTCGGCATCGTCGCGGGCGGGCAGAATCTGGCTGGCATCGTGATGTTCATCTCGGACATTCACAGCCTCGGGCTGAAGCTCGCGCAGGGCCTGATCATCACCGAGGCCTACTACTGGGATCTCAACGACCGCACCCGCGCCTTCGGCAAGCGCTTCTTCGAGCGCATGAAGCGGATGCCGACCATGAACCAGGCCGCGACCTACAGCGCCACCCTGCACTACCTCAACGCGGTGAAGGCCGCCGGCACCAGGGAGACCAGGCCGGTGCTGGCGAAGATGCGCGCGACCCCGGTCCGCGACGCCTTCACCGACAATGGCGTGGTGCGCGAGGACGGCCGCATGGTGCACTCGATGTTCCTGTTCGAGGTCAAGAGACCTGAGGAATCCAAGGCGCCGTGGGATTACTACAAGGTGCTCGCCGAGGTGCCCGGCGACCAGGCATTCCGGCCGCTGAAGGACGGCGGCTGCCCGCTCATCAAGTGA
- the argE gene encoding acetylornithine deacetylase: protein MQNQRPDRIRKLLADLVAFDTISDRSNLPLIDYIERYLASLGVSGQRIVDDTGQKSSLWVTVGPEDRAGLVLSGHTDVVPVAGQDWSHNPFELVERDGRLYGRGTTDMKGFVAVCLAMVPEMLAADLKTPINLAISYDEEIGCVGVRPMLRDVARKPIRPLGCFVGEPTRMQVIIGHKGKHGVRATFRGLARHSSIAPDGVNAIEYAADLITEIRRRAALLAADAERDSLYDVPHSTLLTSIVHGGAALNIVPDSCVVEFECRGIGITESRQVTDAIIAWAKGEIEPDMRKRHPECGIDFEEILDYPALDTAADAPIVTLAKQLAGRNDHAKVAFGTEASLFVSMADVPSVVVGPGSIAQAHTPDEFVEMSQLEACGEFVARLIAHCAK, encoded by the coding sequence ATGCAAAATCAACGCCCCGACCGAATCCGCAAGCTCTTGGCCGACCTCGTCGCGTTCGACACCATCAGCGACCGCAGCAACCTGCCCCTGATCGACTACATCGAGCGCTACCTCGCCTCGCTTGGCGTCAGCGGACAGCGCATCGTCGATGACACCGGACAGAAGTCCTCGTTGTGGGTCACGGTCGGCCCCGAGGACAGAGCCGGGCTGGTGCTGTCGGGGCATACCGATGTCGTGCCGGTCGCGGGACAGGACTGGAGCCACAATCCGTTCGAGCTCGTCGAGCGTGACGGACGGCTGTACGGCCGCGGCACCACCGACATGAAGGGGTTTGTCGCCGTCTGTCTCGCGATGGTTCCGGAAATGCTCGCGGCCGATCTGAAGACGCCGATCAATCTTGCGATCTCCTATGACGAGGAGATCGGGTGCGTCGGCGTGCGCCCGATGCTGCGCGACGTCGCACGCAAGCCGATCAGGCCGCTCGGCTGTTTCGTCGGCGAGCCGACCCGGATGCAGGTGATCATCGGCCACAAGGGCAAGCATGGCGTGCGCGCCACGTTCCGCGGGCTTGCCCGGCATTCCTCGATCGCGCCCGACGGCGTCAACGCCATCGAATATGCGGCCGACCTGATCACCGAAATTCGCCGCCGCGCGGCGCTGCTGGCCGCGGATGCGGAGCGAGACAGCCTCTACGATGTCCCGCACTCGACCCTGCTCACCAGCATCGTGCATGGCGGCGCCGCGCTGAACATCGTGCCCGACAGTTGCGTGGTGGAGTTCGAATGCCGCGGCATCGGCATCACCGAGTCCCGGCAGGTGACGGACGCGATCATCGCCTGGGCGAAAGGCGAGATCGAGCCTGACATGCGCAAGCGGCATCCGGAGTGCGGCATCGATTTCGAGGAAATCCTCGACTACCCCGCGCTCGACACCGCGGCGGACGCGCCGATCGTCACGCTCGCCAAGCAGCTCGCCGGCCGCAACGACCACGCCAAGGTCGCGTTCGGCACCGAGGCCAGCCTGTTCGTCAGCATGGCCGATGTGCCGTCCGTGGTGGTCGGCCCCGGCTCTATCGCGCAGGCGCACACGCCGGATGAGTTCGTCGAGATGTCGCAGCTCGAGGCTTGCGGCGAATTCGTCGCACGGCTGATCGCGCATTGTGCGAAGTGA